A stretch of Desertifilum tharense IPPAS B-1220 DNA encodes these proteins:
- a CDS encoding alpha-ketoacid dehydrogenase subunit beta encodes MAETLFFNALREAVDEEMARDATVFVLGEDVGHYGGSYKVTKDLYKKYGDLRLLDTPIAENSFTGLAVGAAMTGLRPIVEGMNMGFLLLAFNQISNNAGMLRYTSGGNFTIPMVIRGPGGVGRQLGAEHSQRLEAYFQAVPGLKIVACSTPYNAKGLLKSAIRDRNPVLFFEHVLLYNLKEDLPEEEYLLPLDQAEVVRSGQDVTILTYSRMRHHVMQAVKTLEKEGFDPEVIDLISLKPLDFETIGASIRKTHRVVIVEECMKTGGIGAELIASINERFFDELDAPVIRLSSQDIPTPYNGMLENLTIVQPPQIVEAVQKMMALQV; translated from the coding sequence ATGGCAGAAACACTCTTTTTCAATGCATTGCGCGAAGCTGTTGATGAAGAAATGGCACGCGACGCCACAGTCTTCGTGCTTGGCGAAGATGTCGGTCACTATGGGGGTTCTTACAAAGTCACCAAAGACCTCTATAAAAAATATGGCGATCTGCGTCTGCTCGACACGCCGATCGCCGAAAATAGCTTTACGGGATTAGCCGTTGGCGCAGCAATGACGGGTCTGCGTCCGATTGTTGAAGGGATGAATATGGGATTTCTCCTGCTTGCCTTCAACCAAATTTCCAATAATGCCGGGATGTTACGCTATACCTCCGGTGGGAATTTTACAATTCCGATGGTGATTCGCGGCCCTGGTGGTGTCGGTCGCCAACTCGGTGCAGAGCATTCTCAGCGCTTAGAGGCGTATTTCCAAGCGGTTCCTGGGCTGAAAATTGTTGCTTGTTCGACGCCCTATAATGCCAAAGGGTTACTGAAATCTGCGATTCGCGATCGCAATCCGGTGCTATTTTTTGAGCATGTCTTGTTGTACAACCTCAAGGAAGATTTACCGGAAGAGGAATATTTATTACCCCTCGACCAGGCGGAGGTGGTTCGCTCCGGTCAGGATGTGACGATTTTGACCTATTCTCGGATGCGCCATCATGTTATGCAGGCGGTGAAGACGCTAGAAAAAGAAGGGTTCGATCCAGAAGTGATCGATTTGATTTCCCTCAAACCTCTAGATTTTGAGACCATTGGCGCTTCTATTCGCAAAACCCACCGGGTTGTGATTGTTGAAGAGTGCATGAAGACGGGGGGAATTGGGGCAGAATTGATTGCTTCGATTAACGAACGCTTTTTTGATGAATTGGATGCGCCGGTGATTCGCCTGTCTTCTCAGGATATTCCCACGCCCTATAACGGGATGTTGGAGAATTTGACGATTGTGCAACCGCCGCAAATTGTGGAAGCGGTGCAAAAGATGATGGCGCTTCAGGTCTAG
- a CDS encoding pentapeptide repeat-containing protein produces the protein MKQIVMEALELQRRYQAGERDFREVNLSRTLLSGLSLVEANLREAEMIEVNLSGAEMRGVNLREANLKGADLSRADLQDANLIGANLVGANLRGANLAGAGLRGANVSEADFSQANLSQANLSEANLTDVTLSQAILRQATLSRSKLIGAVLIKASLEGANLTYTLLSLANLEEANLTNAILSGATLEEANLTRADMSFANLSGANLRAAVLFKANLRRANVSWTTLRNADLRSANLYQASLSWANLSESKLSQAMLIDANLSRANLRNADLRGAIMPDGVTHE, from the coding sequence ATGAAACAAATTGTTATGGAAGCTTTGGAACTCCAGAGGCGCTATCAAGCAGGTGAAAGAGACTTTCGGGAAGTGAATCTCAGTCGAACGTTACTGAGCGGACTTTCTTTAGTTGAAGCCAACTTGCGGGAAGCTGAGATGATTGAAGTCAATCTCAGTGGCGCTGAAATGAGAGGGGTAAACCTACGGGAAGCCAATTTAAAGGGTGCAGATTTAAGTCGAGCCGACTTACAAGATGCCAACTTGATAGGCGCTAATCTTGTAGGAGCTAATTTAAGGGGAGCCAATTTAGCCGGAGCCGGTTTGCGGGGGGCAAATGTCAGCGAGGCGGATTTCTCGCAAGCGAATCTTTCTCAAGCGAACCTTAGCGAAGCCAATCTGACCGACGTGACCCTCTCCCAAGCCATTCTCCGTCAGGCAACCCTCAGCCGTTCCAAACTGATCGGAGCAGTTTTGATTAAAGCAAGTCTGGAAGGAGCCAATTTAACCTACACGCTTCTGAGTTTAGCGAATCTCGAAGAAGCAAACCTGACGAATGCCATCTTAAGCGGTGCCACCCTAGAAGAGGCGAATTTGACGCGAGCCGATATGAGCTTTGCAAACCTCAGCGGTGCTAACCTAAGAGCAGCCGTTTTGTTCAAAGCAAACCTCCGACGCGCTAACGTGAGTTGGACGACTTTGCGGAATGCGGATTTACGCTCTGCCAATCTCTATCAGGCATCCTTGAGTTGGGCAAATCTCAGCGAGTCAAAGTTAAGTCAAGCCATGCTGATTGATGCTAACCTCAGCAGAGCAAATCTGCGGAATGCGGATTTGCGAGGGGCGATTATGCCGGATGGTGTCACTCACGAATAG
- a CDS encoding DUF3685 domain-containing protein, translated as MSTSVLQLALVDPDPIFRLGLKTSLQAVSGLQVVADGPTSLSVLEQLPSSEQENAQPPVNLVILDWSAQENPPEPQWQALQQAYQPWESRYPQLGVLLLTGKADLETLAFAQVLGVRGYCRKGMAIADLIQAIRTCATGETYGFAILEPSPAAPLRGRMLARWRDRLHQSGIEQIESAIAELSGYLQNPALPVLERAVIAGRLRELAAARWVVNQLLAASPSPNNAPPIPPPPENTTAKRPPINPRSALVPAAESSLNPQSEMALEGSLNRLFAALEAQLQYSLKNLTDEPLEIDILREEKRRELLKIILQRLTETVRELQLGQVNVLSLSQKVDAILQDLWSASITDFFGKYYHIKIANTEYDLVPILLENIPRIQSEILKKIPLVLELFSYWLYETPLMIENVLYSYGTPEADKRAEILAQNLIIQVANAVIQPLLNRFADIVEIKQDFYDKQLLSTREIERFRNDLSWKYRQVELFGEPQNMFESQYVLLALDYRGIKKVKIYHPRRQELERLRGVRYAVTLLLEARDAIAPRIRAILSFLGSGVIYLLTQIVGRGIGLIGRGILQGLGSSIPESRFSRNSDSRK; from the coding sequence ATGAGTACATCGGTTCTCCAATTAGCTTTAGTCGATCCCGATCCAATCTTCCGTTTAGGGTTGAAAACTTCCCTGCAAGCGGTTTCGGGTTTGCAGGTGGTGGCGGATGGCCCCACCAGTCTTTCGGTTTTGGAACAGCTTCCGAGCAGCGAACAGGAGAACGCTCAACCTCCGGTTAATTTAGTGATTTTGGATTGGTCGGCCCAGGAGAATCCCCCTGAACCCCAGTGGCAGGCGCTTCAGCAGGCTTATCAGCCTTGGGAGTCGCGCTATCCCCAGTTGGGGGTCTTGTTGTTGACGGGGAAAGCCGATCTAGAGACTTTGGCGTTTGCTCAAGTGCTGGGAGTTCGCGGATATTGTCGTAAAGGGATGGCGATCGCCGATTTGATTCAGGCGATTCGGACTTGTGCGACGGGAGAAACCTATGGGTTCGCAATCTTAGAACCCTCGCCCGCAGCGCCATTGAGAGGGCGAATGTTGGCACGTTGGCGCGATCGCCTCCATCAGTCGGGGATCGAGCAAATTGAATCTGCGATCGCCGAATTGAGCGGTTATTTACAAAATCCAGCACTTCCAGTTCTCGAAAGAGCCGTCATTGCTGGACGGTTGCGCGAACTAGCAGCGGCGCGTTGGGTGGTCAATCAACTACTAGCAGCCTCTCCCTCGCCCAATAACGCCCCCCCAATTCCTCCTCCTCCCGAAAATACGACGGCGAAGCGTCCCCCCATTAATCCCCGTTCTGCCCTCGTTCCTGCGGCGGAAAGCAGCTTGAATCCCCAGTCAGAAATGGCCTTAGAAGGCTCTCTCAATCGTTTGTTTGCCGCCCTCGAAGCGCAGTTACAATACAGCCTCAAAAACTTAACCGATGAGCCGTTAGAAATTGATATTCTGCGAGAAGAGAAACGGCGAGAATTACTCAAAATCATTTTGCAGCGTTTAACTGAAACCGTTCGCGAACTGCAATTGGGTCAAGTGAATGTGCTTTCCCTTTCTCAGAAAGTGGATGCCATTTTACAGGATTTATGGTCGGCTTCAATTACCGATTTTTTTGGTAAATATTATCACATCAAAATTGCCAACACTGAATACGATCTCGTTCCAATTCTGTTGGAAAATATTCCGCGCATTCAATCGGAAATTCTTAAGAAAATCCCCTTAGTTCTAGAACTTTTCTCCTATTGGTTATACGAAACACCTTTAATGATTGAGAATGTGCTGTATAGTTACGGCACGCCAGAAGCCGATAAACGTGCAGAAATCTTAGCGCAAAACCTGATTATTCAAGTTGCGAATGCCGTCATTCAGCCGTTATTAAATCGATTTGCCGATATTGTAGAAATCAAACAAGACTTTTACGATAAACAACTCCTTTCCACGCGAGAAATTGAGCGATTCCGCAACGACTTGAGCTGGAAATATCGCCAAGTTGAGCTTTTTGGGGAACCTCAAAATATGTTTGAAAGCCAATATGTTCTCCTCGCCCTCGACTACCGAGGTATCAAGAAAGTTAAAATCTATCATCCCAGACGCCAAGAACTCGAACGACTCCGGGGGGTTCGCTATGCAGTCACCCTCCTGCTAGAAGCCAGAGATGCGATCGCGCCCAGAATTCGGGCGATTCTCTCCTTCTTAGGCTCAGGCGTCATTTATTTATTAACCCAAATTGTGGGGCGGGGTATTGGCTTAATTGGACGAGGAATTCTACAAGGATTAGGCAGTTCAATCCCAGAAAGTCGCTTTAGTCGCAACAGCGATTCTCGTAAATAA
- a CDS encoding pentapeptide repeat-containing protein — MDIDAVELLHRYAAGEQNFSQVLLSGADLAGVSLPLVCLKEAVLEGTNLSGANLRGVDFTGANLSGADLSKADLTGADLTAATLTGANLCSARLIGARFAGAQLIGADLSWANLTGATLNQADMKRADLSYANLSDALLVGVDLRNGKLAEANLNRTDLIDANLQDADLTGIDLQAANLTGAILSESSDEDLQIESWE; from the coding sequence ATGGATATAGACGCAGTAGAGCTGCTGCATCGCTATGCCGCAGGCGAACAGAACTTTAGCCAGGTTTTGTTGAGTGGAGCTGATTTAGCCGGGGTTTCTCTACCGCTCGTTTGTTTGAAGGAGGCGGTACTAGAGGGAACAAACCTGAGCGGTGCTAATTTACGGGGCGTTGACTTCACGGGCGCGAATCTCAGCGGTGCGGATTTGAGTAAGGCGGATTTGACGGGAGCCGATTTGACAGCAGCAACGTTAACGGGTGCTAATTTATGTAGCGCTCGCTTGATTGGTGCCCGGTTTGCGGGCGCTCAACTGATTGGTGCTGATTTGAGTTGGGCAAATTTAACGGGAGCAACGTTGAATCAAGCCGATATGAAACGAGCTGATTTAAGTTATGCCAATTTAAGCGACGCGCTGTTAGTGGGGGTCGATTTACGCAATGGTAAGTTAGCCGAGGCGAATTTAAATCGGACGGATTTAATTGATGCCAATTTACAAGACGCAGATCTCACCGGAATTGATTTGCAGGCGGCAAATTTAACTGGGGCAATTTTATCGGAATCTAGCGATGAAGATTTGCAGATTGAGAGTTGGGAATAA
- a CDS encoding NACHT domain-containing NTPase, translating to MAGIAFRIAQDLEFKSLSLFEVAVLAEIFELPIAIAWPELSPLAELMGCLLRVLSQKKPLKRNEGTWLVFQIAYLNGLDRLLQQETLVRRPWINRAMLPTDELQNNIALNQPQLPDLLQTLRPGHLSDTQAEQALSQWSASLLVQQINQTASAWLMANGAEEIESQLLIGRLSHGLPGELLEAIALHSSALPQLQKFVRLGTVASWSESLHESDDYELLEVSPPPTPTLGPMPIDLARERYRAGFNIALSQPMFEECFSLNDIHVPLKGVVYDGTLGSNPPPVDLMEWAKTQLSDLSSIAVVEGLPGQGKSSFCQMWAAKVASEFYPSWMPVLIRLRDVTLGTTLEQTLLSALPLGNFTCADGWLSPVHSPCLLVFDGLDELPRSPLAEDQIWLLMDQIVRFQSQYAGPTGLPRHKVFITCRNGTLSRAGIETLHISSTHSQTPLLSHLRRIAIAPMGQDEVKQWFKHWSRLQTKNIAQAYFNFLKQGGLFRPTPPTKELANLVRQPLMLYFLGILHRDGLLHESVFQMPYPQVKFEIYDRLLTWLLGKPTAGLSVSGRLETPGRVGLAHAGRRTEAIANLLKTRQPHQIRAAMQTTALSILQSGRATIHYDALQSYLGDEPTLAAFCFRFEEVQTDTSKFQQTFQRVGFAHRSLGEYLCAEEIASQLKALAHIVRDPYGELKFATDDKSAIAQHLYNLLGYGILPLEMEDLIAERLWREEARDEEAFRFRTLFARLHRFYRSYCRGRWMDEGIAHKARQHLQQFNNSLNVLQIDAAVGLNTFLLLCACRREANLPFWPCGNATPKRSKQNAPPEALSAEEPMEFNPSQLLALAGRTAVLSPNSFWLRVRYSLKSIQLSGTYLYRALLAGGNLQAADLSASVLVEANLVGANLKEANLSWANLTGANLTGANLTGANLEGANLMGANLQRCNLQSTQLNNACLVETQMDESSWDIARAKGAFFSWEQYQAYSQAIATQSIKEEPTTDSSGDDATSVLPIEMAEDEPVAVPSSSTLSEEDIDAETVVYRPPLSDETRALE from the coding sequence ATGGCGGGAATCGCGTTCCGTATCGCTCAAGATCTGGAATTTAAAAGTCTCAGTTTGTTTGAAGTTGCGGTGCTGGCTGAGATTTTTGAATTGCCGATCGCGATCGCTTGGCCAGAACTCTCTCCCCTGGCGGAGTTAATGGGGTGTTTGCTGCGCGTCCTCAGTCAGAAAAAGCCGCTCAAGCGCAACGAAGGGACGTGGCTTGTGTTTCAAATTGCTTATCTCAACGGTTTAGATCGGCTCTTGCAGCAGGAAACCCTCGTGCGCCGACCGTGGATTAATCGGGCGATGCTGCCCACGGACGAACTGCAAAATAATATTGCCCTCAATCAGCCTCAGCTTCCGGATTTGCTGCAAACCCTGCGTCCGGGTCATCTCAGCGACACCCAGGCGGAGCAAGCGTTGTCTCAGTGGAGTGCTTCGCTGCTGGTGCAGCAAATTAATCAGACGGCGAGTGCCTGGTTAATGGCGAATGGTGCTGAGGAAATTGAGAGTCAACTGTTGATCGGGCGCTTGAGTCATGGTTTGCCGGGGGAATTGCTCGAAGCGATCGCGCTGCATTCGTCGGCGCTTCCCCAGTTACAAAAGTTTGTGCGTTTGGGAACGGTGGCGTCTTGGAGCGAAAGCCTTCATGAAAGCGATGACTACGAGTTGCTTGAAGTGTCGCCTCCACCCACCCCCACCCTCGGCCCGATGCCCATCGATCTCGCCAGGGAACGCTATCGGGCAGGTTTTAACATTGCTCTGAGCCAACCGATGTTTGAGGAGTGTTTCTCCCTCAACGATATTCATGTGCCACTCAAGGGAGTGGTCTATGATGGGACGTTGGGCAGCAATCCTCCCCCGGTGGATTTAATGGAATGGGCTAAGACGCAACTGAGCGATCTCAGCAGCATTGCGGTGGTGGAAGGGTTGCCCGGTCAGGGAAAGAGCAGCTTTTGCCAAATGTGGGCGGCGAAGGTGGCTTCGGAGTTTTATCCCAGTTGGATGCCGGTGTTAATTCGCCTGCGGGATGTGACGTTGGGAACGACGTTAGAGCAAACGCTCTTATCCGCGCTGCCGTTGGGTAACTTTACTTGTGCTGATGGTTGGCTGTCTCCGGTTCACTCGCCTTGCTTGCTGGTTTTTGATGGTTTGGATGAGTTACCGCGATCGCCGTTAGCTGAAGATCAGATTTGGCTGTTGATGGATCAAATTGTCCGCTTTCAGTCTCAGTACGCGGGGCCGACGGGTTTGCCGCGCCATAAGGTGTTTATTACCTGCCGGAATGGGACGCTGAGTCGGGCGGGGATTGAAACGCTGCATATTTCTTCGACGCACAGCCAAACGCCGCTGCTGTCTCATCTGCGGCGAATTGCGATCGCGCCGATGGGTCAAGATGAGGTCAAACAGTGGTTTAAGCATTGGTCGCGCTTGCAAACCAAAAATATCGCTCAGGCTTACTTTAATTTCCTTAAGCAGGGCGGCCTCTTTCGTCCGACACCGCCGACTAAAGAGTTAGCCAATTTGGTTCGCCAACCTTTGATGCTGTACTTTTTGGGGATCTTGCATCGGGATGGCTTGCTGCACGAGTCGGTCTTTCAGATGCCCTATCCCCAGGTTAAGTTTGAAATTTACGACCGCTTGCTGACTTGGTTATTGGGCAAACCGACCGCTGGGTTGTCGGTTTCGGGTCGCTTGGAAACGCCGGGTCGAGTCGGTTTGGCCCATGCGGGACGGCGCACCGAGGCGATCGCCAATTTACTAAAAACTCGCCAACCGCATCAAATCCGCGCGGCGATGCAAACCACGGCGCTGAGTATCTTACAAAGCGGTCGCGCCACCATTCATTACGATGCCCTCCAATCCTATTTAGGGGATGAACCGACGCTAGCGGCCTTTTGTTTCCGCTTTGAAGAGGTTCAAACCGACACCTCCAAATTCCAACAAACCTTTCAGCGCGTTGGTTTTGCCCATCGCAGTTTGGGAGAATACCTCTGCGCCGAGGAGATCGCCTCCCAACTGAAGGCTTTAGCGCATATTGTCCGAGATCCCTACGGGGAGTTAAAGTTTGCTACCGATGACAAAAGCGCGATCGCCCAGCATCTTTACAACCTTTTGGGCTATGGCATTCTCCCTTTAGAAATGGAGGATTTAATTGCCGAACGCCTTTGGCGCGAAGAAGCCCGCGATGAAGAAGCTTTTCGCTTCCGGACTTTGTTTGCTCGCTTGCATCGCTTTTACCGCTCCTATTGTCGGGGACGATGGATGGATGAGGGCATCGCCCACAAAGCCCGCCAGCATTTGCAACAGTTTAATAATTCTTTGAACGTGCTGCAAATTGATGCGGCGGTGGGTTTAAATACGTTCTTGCTCCTGTGTGCCTGTCGGCGAGAGGCAAATCTTCCCTTCTGGCCCTGTGGCAATGCTACGCCCAAACGTAGCAAACAGAACGCCCCCCCAGAAGCGCTCAGTGCAGAAGAACCGATGGAGTTTAACCCCAGTCAACTGCTAGCGCTAGCGGGACGGACGGCAGTCTTGTCTCCCAATTCCTTCTGGTTGCGGGTGCGCTACAGTCTCAAATCAATCCAGTTAAGCGGGACTTATTTGTATCGCGCGTTACTTGCCGGGGGCAATTTACAAGCCGCCGATCTGTCAGCCTCGGTGTTAGTGGAGGCTAACTTGGTGGGGGCGAATCTCAAGGAAGCCAATCTTTCTTGGGCTAATTTAACGGGAGCCAATCTCACGGGGGCGAATCTCACGGGAGCCAATTTGGAAGGGGCGAACTTGATGGGCGCTAATTTACAGCGCTGCAATTTGCAATCAACCCAGCTTAATAATGCGTGTCTGGTGGAAACGCAGATGGATGAGAGCAGTTGGGATATTGCCCGCGCCAAGGGGGCTTTCTTTTCTTGGGAGCAATACCAAGCTTACAGTCAAGCGATCGCCACTCAAAGTATTAAAGAAGAACCCACGACGGATTCTTCTGGGGATGATGCCACATCGGTTTTACCGATTGAAATGGCTGAAGATGAGCCGGTAGCGGTTCCCTCTTCAAGCACCCTCAGCGAAGAGGATATTGATGCGGAAACCGTCGTCTATCGCCCGCCTTTGAGCGACGAGACGCGCGCTTTAGAGTAG